A stretch of the Gossypium hirsutum isolate 1008001.06 chromosome D07, Gossypium_hirsutum_v2.1, whole genome shotgun sequence genome encodes the following:
- the LOC107953363 gene encoding DEAD-box ATP-dependent RNA helicase 51, whose protein sequence is MAVVEEKISKSPSLEDSKKKRKRKRNRANKAEHPNPDNNNDRGEEKHEEDDAQAREVEINDKKNNNKKSKKLRSEKDDEQEERGNNKEEEEEQEGEKEEIKEKMNIGGSGIMSTESFESLGLSEPTIKAIKEMGFQFMTQIQARAIPPLMVGKDILGAARTGSGKTLAFLVPAVELLYNVQFTPRNGTGVIVICPTRELAIQTHAVAKDLLKYHSQTLGLVIGGSARRGEAERIVKGVNLLVATPGRLLDHLQNTKGFIYKNLKCLMIDEADRILEANFEEEMKQIIKYLPKQNRQTALFSATQTKKVEDLARLSFQTTPIYIDVDDGRKKVTNEGLQQGYCVVHSSKRFILLYSFLKRNMSKKVMVFLSSCNSVKFHAELLRYIHVDCLDIHGKQKQQKRTTTFFDFCKAEKGILLCTDVAARGLDIPAVDWILQYDPPDEPKEYIHRVGRTARGEGAKGNALLFLIPEELQFLRYLKSAKVPVKEYEFDEKKLANVQSHLEKLVENNYYLNKSAKDAYRSYILAYNSHSMKDIFNVHRLDLQAVAASFCFSCPPKVNLNIDSNASKSRKKMRKVEGTRNNFSESNPYGRQGSEAETRQFVRY, encoded by the exons ATGGCGGTTGTGGAAGAGAAAATCTCAAAGTCTCCCTCTTTAGAAGATAGTAAGAAGAAAAGGAAGCGAAAGCGAAACAGAGCTAATAAAGCAGAGCACCCAAACCCTGATAACAACAATGACAGAGGAGAAGAGAAACACGAGGAAGATGATGCACAAGCGAGAGAAGTTGAAATCAATgacaaaaagaataataataagaaaagcaAGAAGTTAAGGAGTGAAAAAGATGACGAACAAGAGGAAAGGGGAAACAAtaaagaggaagaagaggaacAAGAAGGAGAGAAGGAAGAGATAAAGGAGAAAATGAATATTGGGGGAAGTGGGATAATGAGCACCGAGTCATTTGAGTCTTTGGGATTGTCTGAACCTACTATTAAAGCTATTAAAGAAATGGGTTTTCAGTTTATGACCCAG ATTCAAGCTAGAGCAATTCCTCCACTTATGGTTGGCAAAGATATTCTTGGGGCTGCAAGGACAGGTTCTGGGAAAACCCTAGCCTTCTTGGTACCTGCTGTTGAATTGTTATATAATGTCCAATTCACTCCTCGCAATGGAACAGGTGTTATTGTCATTTGTCCCACAAGGGAGCTTGCAATTCAG ACTCATGCAGTAGCAAAGGATCTTCTCAAATACCACTCTCAGACCCTTGGATTGGTTATTGGCGGTTCAGCCAGAAGAGGAGAAGCAGAGCGGATTGTGAAGGGAGTAAATTTGTTAGTGGCTACTCCTGGTCGGCTACTTGACCATCTTCAAAATACAAAAGGATTcatttataaaaatttgaag TGTCTCATGATTGATGAAGCTGACAGGATATTGGAAGCGAATTTTGAGGAAGAAATGAAGCAAATTATCAAGTATCTTCCCAAG CAAAACAGGCAAACAGCTCTTTTTTCAGCTACCCAGACTAAAAAG GTTGAGGACCTTGCCCGCTTGTCATTTCAGACAACTCCTATTTATATTGATGTAGATGATGGGAGAAAGAAG GTCACCAATGAAGGCTTGCAGCAAGGCTACTGTGTTGTGCATAGTTCCAAGAGATTTATCCTTTTGTATTCGTTTTTGAAGAGGAACATGTCCAAGAAAGTGATGGTCTTTCTCTCTTCATGCAACTCAGTCAAATTTCATGCTGAACTTCTTAGATATATTCATGTGGATTGTCTTGATATCCATGGAAAGCAGAAACAGCAAAAACGAACCACTACCTTCTTTGACTTCTGCAAAGCAGAAAAGGGCATTTTGCTTTGCACTGATGTTGCTGCTCGGGGACTTGATATACCTGCTGTG GATTGGATTCTGCAGTATGATCCTCCGGATGAACCAAAG GAATATATCCATAGGGTTGGTCGAACTGCCCGTGGGGAAGGTGCAAAAGGAAATGCTCTTCTGTTCTTGATCCCAGAGGAACTGCAATTTCTTCGCTATCTAAAG TCAGCAAAAGTTCCTGTAAAGGAATATGAGTTTGATGAGAAGAAACTGGCAAATGTGCAGTCTCATCTG GAGAAGTTGGTAGAAAACAACTATTATCTAAACAAGTCAGCTAAAGATGCATATCGATCCTATATTTTAGCGTACAATTCACACTCAATGAAAGATATCTTTAATGTGCATCGGCTTGATCTGCAG GCGGTTGCTGCTTCCTTCTGCTTTTCATGCCCTCCGAAAGTTAATCTGAACATAGACAGCAATGCATCAAAATCTAGAAAGAAAATGCGCAAAGTTGAAGGAACCCGAAACAATTTCAGTGAGAGCAACCCTTATGGAAGGCAGGGAAGTGAAGCCGAAACACGGCAATTTGTGAGGTATTAA